The following coding sequences lie in one Sedimentibacter sp. MB35-C1 genomic window:
- a CDS encoding glycosyltransferase family A protein — protein sequence MKVNNNFFTIVIATYNRPKSLEKLLYSLSDADFDNCSANLIISIDGNENKEVQNISNQFNWKYGEKHVVIHENQLGLKSHFLWCGDLTLKHGTVLFLEEDMLVVKTFPNFVLSFVDRFKNDDRIAGASLYSIEYNELTSTNFKPINDGYDNFFYQQPYWGKIYLRDKWLEFRKWFDKGEFDYKLLPSNVNKWKETSFKKHYILYLITKDKYYLFPRISLATNQGVSGIHASDRIEYQTELLYGDKEWTFSDLSISLSIYDAFQEIKPEVLKKYNESLQTYDFIVDINSTKKNFDKDYILTTRKSQNSILSFSLNLKPYEANILKNNNGEGINLIRTSEVRTSKYSGLISRIRILYWSYIRYNIFNLKKIFVLLAVYIFKKGKY from the coding sequence ATGAAAGTTAATAATAATTTCTTTACAATAGTAATTGCAACTTATAATAGACCCAAATCGCTCGAAAAACTACTATATAGTTTAAGTGATGCAGATTTTGATAACTGCTCTGCTAACTTGATAATTAGTATAGATGGAAATGAAAATAAGGAAGTACAAAATATTTCAAATCAGTTCAATTGGAAATACGGTGAAAAACACGTTGTTATTCACGAAAACCAATTGGGTTTAAAAAGCCATTTTTTATGGTGTGGTGACTTAACATTAAAGCATGGTACGGTATTATTCTTAGAGGAAGATATGTTAGTAGTTAAGACTTTTCCAAACTTTGTTCTATCATTTGTAGACAGATTTAAAAATGATGATAGAATAGCGGGTGCCTCTTTATATAGCATTGAGTATAACGAATTAACATCAACTAATTTTAAGCCTATTAATGATGGTTATGACAACTTTTTTTATCAACAACCATACTGGGGAAAGATTTATCTGAGAGATAAATGGCTAGAGTTTCGTAAATGGTTTGATAAAGGCGAGTTTGATTATAAACTATTACCTTCAAATGTAAACAAATGGAAAGAAACATCTTTTAAGAAACATTATATTTTATACTTAATCACAAAAGATAAGTATTATTTATTCCCTCGAATATCTTTAGCAACAAATCAAGGTGTTAGCGGTATACATGCATCAGATAGGATAGAATATCAGACTGAATTATTGTATGGTGATAAAGAATGGACATTTTCAGATCTTAGCATATCACTATCAATTTACGATGCATTTCAAGAAATAAAACCTGAAGTATTGAAAAAATATAATGAGTCACTTCAGACTTATGATTTTATTGTAGACATTAACTCAACTAAAAAAAATTTTGATAAAGATTATATATTAACGACTAGAAAATCGCAAAACAGTATACTTAGTTTTTCGTTAAATCTTAAACCTTATGAGGCTAATATATTAAAGAATAATAATGGTGAAGGAATAAATCTAATTAGAACAAGTGAAGTGAGAACATCAAAATATAGTGGTTTAATTTCTAGGATAAGAATCTTGTATTGGAGTTATATAAGATACAATATTTTCAATTTAAAAAAAATTTTTGTGTTACTAGCTGTATATATATTCAAAAAAGGAAAGTATTGA
- a CDS encoding lipopolysaccharide biosynthesis protein has product MRSSRLLKNIAFYFMGTFSTKLIQFLFIPLYTAYIVTSDFGYFNLTISIISLVMPLLYQSIWEGILRFTIENENNKKRVLSTTNIYCLGITILYSAIFAVVSKLLNIQYGVLILILGLSQMGVAYWQFSARALKENKIYALSTVVNSIITVSLNLFLIIVLKWGLLALFVANTFGNLAMIIVIESKIKLIINTKKADFSFHLLKSILKYSLPLSINALSWWLITSSNNLVISSRIGIDENGIYSMASRFGSILTLVTSVVNMAWLEEAFRTYGDSDKDQYFNRVLNILTRLVLSGVAVLIPITYIFYNFFVFGDYYDGVFLTPIIYLSSAYSTLAAHLGSGFLARKESDKIFKTTLIGGIVSIVGGFALAGSFGIMAVVITSLLGYLIMYFIRVPILKKRMDLKIDFTILMGLTSLNLLTMYISSIKPRDVIYQMFVLILTAFIIIILNRKELFMIIRQIKEKIKRNQ; this is encoded by the coding sequence ATGAGATCAAGTAGGCTACTAAAAAATATAGCTTTTTATTTTATGGGGACTTTTTCTACAAAGTTAATACAGTTTTTATTTATTCCACTTTATACAGCTTACATTGTTACATCAGATTTTGGCTATTTCAATTTAACAATATCGATTATAAGTTTGGTAATGCCTTTATTATACCAATCAATATGGGAGGGTATATTAAGATTTACCATAGAAAATGAAAATAACAAAAAGAGGGTGTTATCAACAACTAACATCTACTGTTTAGGCATTACTATATTATATTCAGCTATATTTGCAGTTGTAAGTAAATTATTAAATATACAGTATGGTGTTCTTATATTGATTTTGGGTCTAAGTCAAATGGGGGTTGCGTATTGGCAGTTTTCAGCAAGAGCCTTGAAAGAAAATAAGATTTATGCGTTGTCAACAGTGGTTAATTCAATTATTACGGTTAGTCTAAATTTATTTTTAATTATTGTACTTAAATGGGGGTTATTGGCACTTTTTGTTGCAAATACTTTTGGTAATTTAGCGATGATAATTGTTATTGAAAGTAAAATCAAGCTAATTATAAATACAAAGAAAGCTGATTTTAGTTTTCATTTACTGAAATCAATACTCAAATATTCATTACCACTTTCTATAAATGCATTATCTTGGTGGCTTATTACATCATCTAACAATTTAGTTATATCGAGTAGAATTGGTATTGATGAAAATGGTATATATTCAATGGCAAGTCGGTTCGGTTCTATACTGACATTAGTGACATCTGTTGTAAATATGGCCTGGCTTGAAGAAGCTTTTAGAACATATGGTGATAGTGATAAAGATCAATACTTTAATAGAGTACTAAATATACTAACTCGGTTGGTGTTAAGTGGCGTAGCAGTATTAATACCAATAACATATATATTCTATAATTTCTTCGTTTTTGGTGATTACTATGATGGTGTTTTTTTAACCCCAATTATCTATTTAAGCTCTGCGTATTCTACTTTAGCCGCTCACTTGGGAAGTGGGTTTCTTGCTAGAAAAGAAAGTGACAAAATTTTTAAAACAACATTAATTGGAGGAATCGTTTCTATAGTTGGCGGGTTTGCACTTGCGGGATCTTTTGGAATCATGGCTGTAGTCATAACATCATTATTGGGGTATCTAATTATGTATTTTATAAGAGTACCAATCCTAAAAAAAAGAATGGATTTAAAAATAGATTTTACGATTCTGATGGGATTAACTTCACTCAATCTATTAACTATGTATATTAGTTCTATCAAACCTAGAGATGTAATATATCAAATGTTTGTACTAATTCTTACGGCATTCATTATAATAATCTTAAATAGAAAAGAATTGTTTATGATAATTAGACAAATTAAGGAGAAAATCAAAAGAAATCAATAA
- a CDS encoding NAD-dependent epimerase: MFKDNRLLITGAAGFIGFHLSKKLLDESYQIIGIDNLNDYYDPSLKQSRLEILGKYNNFNFYKVDLKDKAAVDNIFETYQPTHVINLAAQAGVRYSIDNPYAYVDSNLIGFINILESCRNYPVEHLLYASSSSVYGGNKVAPFSTNHNVDHPVSLYAATKKSNELMAHTYSHLYGIPTTGLRFFTVYGPYGRPDMAYFSFTKDILAGKPIKVFNHGKMERDFTYINDIVEGIVKLIDKAPVANKEWDESKDDLSTSFAPYKIYNIGNNNPVQLMRFINALESALGKEAEKIYMDMQPGDVLRTYADVSDLERDINFKPSTSIEDGLQKFVEWYEEYYKVEK; the protein is encoded by the coding sequence ATGTTTAAGGATAATAGATTGTTAATAACAGGTGCGGCCGGCTTTATCGGCTTTCACCTTTCAAAGAAATTACTTGATGAATCCTATCAAATAATAGGAATTGACAACCTGAACGACTATTATGATCCAAGTCTAAAACAGTCCAGGCTTGAAATCCTAGGTAAATACAATAACTTTAATTTCTATAAAGTAGATCTCAAGGACAAGGCTGCAGTAGACAATATCTTTGAAACCTACCAGCCTACTCACGTCATAAATTTAGCGGCTCAAGCAGGAGTGCGGTACTCTATTGATAATCCCTATGCTTATGTGGATTCAAACTTGATCGGATTTATAAATATCTTAGAGTCTTGTAGAAATTATCCAGTAGAGCATCTGCTTTATGCCTCATCTAGTTCTGTCTATGGCGGCAATAAAGTAGCTCCGTTTTCTACAAATCATAATGTGGATCATCCAGTATCACTCTATGCTGCTACGAAGAAGTCTAATGAATTGATGGCTCATACTTATAGTCACCTATATGGTATTCCAACAACGGGACTTAGGTTCTTCACGGTTTATGGACCATATGGTAGACCAGACATGGCTTATTTCTCGTTTACAAAAGACATTTTAGCAGGAAAGCCTATTAAAGTCTTTAATCATGGGAAGATGGAAAGAGACTTTACTTATATCAATGATATTGTAGAAGGTATTGTAAAGCTTATTGATAAAGCTCCGGTTGCCAATAAAGAGTGGGATGAAAGCAAAGACGATTTAAGCACAAGCTTTGCACCTTATAAGATTTACAACATCGGTAATAACAACCCTGTACAGCTCATGAGATTTATCAACGCTTTAGAATCAGCTCTTGGAAAAGAAGCTGAAAAGATCTATATGGATATGCAGCCTGGGGATGTTCTTAGAACCTATGCGGATGTATCAGATCTTGAGAGAGATATTAATTTCAAGCCATCTACAAGCATTGAGGATGGTCTACAGAAGTTCGTTGAATGGTATGAAGAATATTATAAGGTAGAGAAGTAA